Genomic DNA from Niabella ginsenosidivorans:
CGGAACGCCTCCAAAATAAAACCGGGTATACCCAACCGGCAGTGAATAAAAGAATGCACCTACGGCAGGGAACCCTACACCTACAGAAAAACCTGGGCGGTACCTGTATCTGTAATACGGCCTGGGGCCCCAGTAACCACCAATGCCCACACCAACAGATACTCTTGGTGCCGGTCTGTAATGATGATAGCGGGGTCTTGGCGCATGAACATACCTGCGGTATTGCGCAAAGCTGTCGGTTGCCAGCAAAAGCAGGATACCCAACAAAAACATACCGAATTTTATAACATTCTTGTTCATAGTTTTTATTTATAATAATTTGACGATAATATCTTTTAAAAGTGTAGTATTGGGATATATGGAAAATGATAAAATAATGCTAAAACTTTCCTGGGCAGTCTAAAACCAAAACAATAGCCGAATACCTGAAGGGCTGCGGGAAGTAATGAATTATGGTATGATCGGGTATGTGGTACCGCATACCCTTTATCCCGGAGGCTATTACTGTGTGCCTGATTTGCGGGTGCCATTTATAAGCATAGCGGCTCAAAAGAACTTTATAGCAGTTTACCATATGGGGCTGTATATAAATGAGCCGCTTATGGAATGGTTTATTGCCGGGTTATAAAGCTTTTTTCAAAAAAAACGGATATGGGCAAGAGCTGCATCCGGTTTAAAAACCCTAAAACAATTCCGTTTGGACTGATCGGCGAGCTTTCAAAAAAGATTACTGGAAAAGACTGGATTGCAATGTATGAGAACTACATTGTGCAAAATAAAAGCTGCAGACACCTATATAGCCTGCAGCTTTAGAATATGCTTTATAAGCGTGCATTATCATTATCTGCGCCCGCCACCGCCACGTCCACCGCTGAATCCGCCACTGCTGCGCATCGGGGCGCTGTATGAACGTTGTGGTGCTGACTGTATTCTTTGAGGAGCAGACTGCATTCTTTGCATATTAGCATTGGAACGACCGTTATTACCGTTCCTGTAAGTATTTGCGTTAGAGCGGCTGTTACTGTAGTTCCTGTAAGCGTTTGCATTGGCGCGGCCCTGGTTGCGTGCTGCGTTTGCCCGGGCTCTCGAATCATTTCGGCCATAACGACCAGCAGGTCGCCTGTAATAGTGACCATTCCGATAATAATAATTATTATAAATGCCACCATAGTAACCATAATAACCCGGCCAATACCCGTAACCGTAATATCCCGGGTAATAACCATAATCATCATAGTAATACCCGTCGTTGGCCGGATAATATGCGTCTGCACAGGAACTGAAACCAATCACCACCAGTGCAACAAGCCCCAGTACTGCAGCCTTTGATTTTTTAAATATTGAGGTTTTCATTTTGAAATTTGGATTTTTTGTACCTGTAAAGTTAAACCAAAACTTTATATCAATTTTGAAGTCGCCTGTCAGGGAGTGAATTTAGCGCTTTTTTAAACCCTTTTTTAATATTTTCCCCGTCTGTGATGCCCCGGTGCAAAAGCTTTTGCTGACCTGTGGCCATAATATTTTTTAGCATGACCAGGAGGTAAGTGGCGATAATGGGTTACATAATACCGGTGCCCCGGATAATAGTGCCGGTGATAATAATACGTAGTTCTATAGGACACCGGGTAATACACCACTCTCACAGGCCTGTAATGCCGGTGATGATACCTGCTGTAATAACGTTTTTCATGCCGATAATTTTGCGCATTTGCCTGAACAGCGCCCAATCCCAACAACGCCAGCAGCAGTAAAAACAACTTCATTTTCATAATAAATTCATTTTAGGTAACGGATTAAAAGTTATCACTTATTAGACGTTGAAAGGAATGCAGGCGGGTGTTAACAAAAATAAAAAACTTTAACTGATAGACTGGGCAATACGCGCCAGGTTCAGGCTTCTGGCTGCTGCATCAAAGATCTCTTTATACGGGCCTGCTTTTTCAACCAATTCTTCATGGGTGCCCTGCTCCACTACTTTGCCCTGTTTCAGTACGTAGATCCTGTCTGCGTCTACAATTTGGGAAATAGAATGGGAAATAATTACGACTGTGCGGTTTTTCTTTATGGCGTCAAGACTGTTTTTGATCTGCTCCGTAGCAATAGCATCTAAACTGGCGGTTGGCTCGTCTAAAAAAATGATTGGCGGATCTTTCAGGAATAAGCGGGCAATTGCAATGCGCTGCTGTTGGCCGCCGCTCAATAACTGTGCATCACTTTTATATTGTAACGGCAATTCCATGATCTGATCGTGCAGGTACGCCTTTTTTGCAGCTGTAATGATCTCATTTTCCGTAGCATTTATTTTCCCGTAGCGGATGTTGTCTTCAACTGATCCCTTAAAAATGTGATTTTTCTGCAGCACCAAACCGATTTCATCTCTTAATAACTGGTTGTCATATTCATTCAGGTCAACCCCATCCAGCAGAATGCTGCCATTATCCGGCGAATAGAATTTATTCAGCAGGCTAAGGATGGTACTTTTCCCTGCCCCGCTCAAGCCTACTAAGGCCGTCGTTTTGCCGCCTGTTATTTTTAAGCTGACATCATGCAAGGCCTGTGTGCCATTCGGATAGGTAAAACTGACGTGCTGCATTTCAAAGTTGCCTTTTGTGACGGCTTCCCGGTAAGTGCCTGATTGCTCTGCTTCTTCTGCGGCATCCAGTATCTGGAAAAAAGCTTCTGCATAGATCAGCGAGTCGTTAACATCATCATAGATCCTGTGCAACTGGCGAATCGGGGCTGATACATTATTGAAGAGCATAATGTGCAGCATGATGGCGCCAATGCTTATCTGATGGTTCAATACAAGATAGGTGGTAAGGATAATGATCAGCACTACACCGATCTGCTCTATAAATGATTTTACACCATCATAACGAAAGTTGGTCTTACGCGTGTATAACTGGTCCTGTGTAAGCTGCTCCTGTATTTCCAGCTGTTTTTTTTCTTCGTAAGATTCGCGTACAAAGCTTTTGATAACGGTAATAGAATCGATCAGGTTTAAAAGACCGTTATTTTTGTTTTCCCGCCCTTTCCTGAGCTGGCGGCGCACTCCCTGCAGTTTTTTTGCCTGACGGCTGCTTACATAAAAGTAGGCGGGTAAAATAATGGTGGCAACCAGGCCAACGTATATATTGGCCATGTACATAATGATCAGCGCCAGGATGGCATTCGAGAACAACGGAAGAATATCAATAAAGAAATTCTGTACCAGCTTGGTAAGACTTTCCACGCCCCGGTCGATCCTTGTCTGCAGCCGTCCGGATTGATTTTCGGGTGCTGCATAAAAGCCCATTCCATAAGAAAGGATGCGGTGAATAGCAACCTCCGAAAGGCTGTTGCTTACATTGATGCGGATCTTTTCCCCATAATATTTCTGCCCGAACTGGATAAAGATATTGACAATCTCCTTTGCAAAAAGAACAACCGAGATCAGCAGCAGCAACCGCGTACCCTCCTGCATAGGGTTACTTTGTTGTAAAAGCGCATCTACATGGTCTACTGTATATTTTAAAATAAGCGGATTTACCTGTGCAGCCAGCGAACCAATTAGCGTAAGCGTCAGTGTGCCTAACACCATAGAACGGTAGGGCCTTACAAAGGGCCAAAGCTGCCGGACAATATTTACTAAGCTGAGCGTTTTTGTGAAAGGCTTCGCCATATTGGGTTACAAAAAATTACAAATAGGAACTTTAAATTATGGTTTGCAAGTTACTGATTTCAGGCAATCAAAAGCTACGCAAGTAATGCCAGGAACTGTATACCTGCAGGTATAGCAAAAATCCGGCTGTAAACCGGATTTTTTAGGTGCAGCATCATTGCTGCTTAATTTATGTTTAAACAATTGTGTGGTTTGAAAATTAAAAGCCTAAAGGCACTCCTACCGCAATTGTTAAAACGCCTCCCCGCGGGTAAGGCCGGTAGGGTCGAGTATAATAGTAACCATTACCAGAGTAATAATAACGGCTCCTGTAGTATTTTTTTACCTGACCCGGGGGCATTTTTCTGTAATAGCCATAATTGCCATAGTTATGGTGATATCTACGGTCCCTTTCCTGGTCATCACCTCCCCGGTAATAGCTGTACCTGTTATCCCGGTTATGGTGGGAGCCCTCTCTGTGGTCATGTTTTTCATACCGCCCCCAGTCCTTTTTTTGTGCGTTTGCTGGCTGGGCGCTAAAAGCAATAGCCAATACCAGCATACCTATCAATAATTTAAGTTTCATAAAAACGGATTTTGTGGATATAAAAAATTTAAAAATAAGAAGCAATTTAACGGCTAAAAGTTGTTAACAAAAGCAGAATGTTTGGAAATAAGAAAGGGGTTTGAGGATTGAGTCTTCAATCTTTAATCAGCCGTAAAATGAGCTGCGTTAATTATTGGGAAAATAGGGCCTGCAGAATACGCAGGTGCAATCAGTTGGAAATCTATTGCCCAAGGGGATGGCTGCATGATCCGGTAAGATACAACTGCGCCCTAACGACCTGTTTGCCATAAACGACGGACCGCTCACAAATAAGAAGA
This window encodes:
- a CDS encoding DUF6515 family protein; this translates as MNKNVIKFGMFLLGILLLLATDSFAQYRRYVHAPRPRYHHYRPAPRVSVGVGIGGYWGPRPYYRYRYRPGFSVGVGFPAVGAFFYSLPVGYTRFYFGGVPYYYYDNTYYVHNDKGYEVVAPPLGGTLDQLPRGHAW
- a CDS encoding ABC transporter ATP-binding protein, which translates into the protein MAKPFTKTLSLVNIVRQLWPFVRPYRSMVLGTLTLTLIGSLAAQVNPLILKYTVDHVDALLQQSNPMQEGTRLLLLISVVLFAKEIVNIFIQFGQKYYGEKIRINVSNSLSEVAIHRILSYGMGFYAAPENQSGRLQTRIDRGVESLTKLVQNFFIDILPLFSNAILALIIMYMANIYVGLVATIILPAYFYVSSRQAKKLQGVRRQLRKGRENKNNGLLNLIDSITVIKSFVRESYEEKKQLEIQEQLTQDQLYTRKTNFRYDGVKSFIEQIGVVLIIILTTYLVLNHQISIGAIMLHIMLFNNVSAPIRQLHRIYDDVNDSLIYAEAFFQILDAAEEAEQSGTYREAVTKGNFEMQHVSFTYPNGTQALHDVSLKITGGKTTALVGLSGAGKSTILSLLNKFYSPDNGSILLDGVDLNEYDNQLLRDEIGLVLQKNHIFKGSVEDNIRYGKINATENEIITAAKKAYLHDQIMELPLQYKSDAQLLSGGQQQRIAIARLFLKDPPIIFLDEPTASLDAIATEQIKNSLDAIKKNRTVVIISHSISQIVDADRIYVLKQGKVVEQGTHEELVEKAGPYKEIFDAAARSLNLARIAQSIS